Below is a genomic region from Deinococcus koreensis.
GTTGACAATCCCGAGTGCTTTCAAAGAATCACCGTCACTTTGCATCCCAGAATAACGGTTGCTGCGCCGGAATGCCTTCGCGGCGGGGGTAGCGCTCAGGGGTAGGGCGGGTCTTCTCCACCGTCACCAGGGTGCGCCCGTCGCCCAGGATCGGCAGGGCGAAGGGATCGACGTCCACGACCCGTCCGCCGACCTCGTGGGCGGCGCGCCCACCGGCCTCCAGCTCATCCGCCTCGATCGGCCCCTTCTGCGCCACCAGCAGGCCGCCAACCCGCAGCAGCGGAAGGGCGAGTTCGACCAGCACCGGCAGCGCCGCCACGGCCCGCACCACCACCCGGTCGTACCGGGCGCGGTGGGCGGGTTCTCGGGCCAGGGTCTCGGCCCGGCCGACCAGTGGAGTCACGTTCGGCAGCTCCAGGGCCTGCGCCGTTGCTCTCACGAAATCGATCTTCTTGCGGATGGAGTCGACCGGCGTCAGGGTCAGTCCGGGTCGCAGGATCGCCAGCGGCAGCGCCGGGAACCCGGCACCGGTGCCCAGATCCACGACCCGCAGGGGCCCCTTCAGATACCCACCCCGCAGACAGGTGGCCGAGTCGACGAAGTGCTTGAGGACGATGTCGGCCTCGGACTTCAGGGCCGTGAGGTTGAGCCGGCGGTTGCCCTCCTGCAGCAGGTCGAGGAGCCGTCCGAAGGCCTGCTCCATGTCCGCAGTCAGGTCGAGTTCCAGGCTCGCCAGGCCCTCGCGCAGCAGGCGCTCTCCCTCTGGCGTCACAGGCCATACCTCGCCTTCATGTCCTGATAGCGCTCCGAGACATGGGCATCGATGTCGGCCAGCGGCAGGGCGTCCAGCAGGGGCACCAGGGTGTCCCGCAGCAGCCCGCCCCGCACCATCCATTGGTAATAGCTCCGGCCTCCGTGCGTGTAGGGACCGTACAGCTTGGAACCCGGGCACAGCCGAACCAGGGTGTGGAACAGCTGCTGATGTCGCGTGTGCATCCGCACGGTGATCTGCGGTTGTTTGCCGTCGCCTCCGAAGTGCCCCTCCCCGATCAGCACTCCCAGCAGCAGGCCTCGTTCAAATGCGTCCAAGGAAACCTCCGTGTTGTTTCACCGTCAAGTTTCCCGTGAAACATCTTCAGGGTCAAGTCTGGTGTCGCACGCCTCAAGCTTCTTGTTTCACCGTCAAGTTTCCCGTGAAACACCCCTGCGCTTGAGGTGCACCAGCAGCGCGCTGATATCGGCGTGCCGCACGCCGGGAATGCGCGCGGCCTGGGCCACCGTCGGGGGCCGGTGCCGGAGCAGCTTCTCCCGTGCCTCCAGAGACAACCCCTCCAGGCTGGAGAAATCCAACTCCGTCAGGCTCAGGCCCTGGGCCCGCGCTTCAGAGGCCAGCTGCAGTTCGGCGCGGTCGATATACCCCTGGTACTTCACCCGGATCTCCAGGGCCTCCCGCTCGGCCGCGTCCAGGGCAGGCAGACGGATGCCCAACGCCTCCACGTCGCCCAGACGGAATTCCGGGCGTCTCAGCCAGGCGTCGCCGGTCTGTCCCTGAATGCGCTGCGAGGCCAGGGACAGACGGGCCT
It encodes:
- the rsmG gene encoding 16S rRNA (guanine(527)-N(7))-methyltransferase RsmG encodes the protein MTPEGERLLREGLASLELDLTADMEQAFGRLLDLLQEGNRRLNLTALKSEADIVLKHFVDSATCLRGGYLKGPLRVVDLGTGAGFPALPLAILRPGLTLTPVDSIRKKIDFVRATAQALELPNVTPLVGRAETLAREPAHRARYDRVVVRAVAALPVLVELALPLLRVGGLLVAQKGPIEADELEAGGRAAHEVGGRVVDVDPFALPILGDGRTLVTVEKTRPTPERYPRREGIPAQQPLFWDAK